One Bacillota bacterium DNA segment encodes these proteins:
- a CDS encoding sigma-70 family RNA polymerase sigma factor, which translates to MAPLEDRQLIERCRTGDREAFDELVRRYEKQAYNLAYRLSGNYDDASDVVVEAFVRVFQGLHTFRGEANFGTWLHRVVVNTFLDMRKRSKGRHNVSLEEQLELDGDTLTRQIEDTSPGPEELVEQEEREEVLQKAIAQLPPERRILIVLYHFENLSYEEIAQMLNLPVGTVKSRLNRARLALREILQPSRELFGG; encoded by the coding sequence ATGGCACCTCTTGAAGACCGGCAGCTGATTGAGCGATGTCGCACTGGCGATCGCGAAGCGTTTGACGAGCTCGTACGCCGATACGAGAAGCAGGCGTACAATCTGGCTTACCGCCTGTCGGGCAACTACGACGATGCCAGCGATGTGGTGGTAGAAGCCTTTGTGCGCGTCTTTCAGGGGCTACATACCTTTCGCGGTGAAGCCAACTTCGGCACGTGGCTGCATCGGGTGGTGGTCAACACCTTTCTGGACATGCGCAAGCGGTCGAAGGGGCGCCATAACGTCTCGTTAGAAGAGCAGCTCGAGCTGGACGGCGATACCCTCACGCGCCAGATAGAAGACACCAGCCCAGGCCCTGAGGAGCTGGTGGAGCAAGAGGAACGCGAAGAGGTTTTGCAGAAGGCGATTGCGCAGCTTCCTCCGGAACGTCGCATCCTCATCGTGTTGTATCACTTTGAAAACCTCTCGTATGAAGAGATCGCACAGATGCTGAATCTGCCGGTGGGCACGGTTAAAAGCCGACTGAACCGCGCCCGGCTGGCGTTGCGTGAGATTTTGCAACCCTCGCGGGAACTTTTTGGCGGATAA
- a CDS encoding DUF4446 family protein, which translates to MSLWQGVQESVGQNAEMWLVVCLLLHLLWVLLLTLLLVRVRSLSRRLQRLTAGASGASLERVLMDHLARVEEVDTRQRQVEQRVSALEERIPLCVQHVGLVRYDAFEDVGGQQSFSLAMLDAWQNGIILTSVYSRSDVRVYAKAVRQGQPSHPLSEEEQQALRNALSPA; encoded by the coding sequence TGTCCCTGTGGCAGGGAGTGCAGGAAAGCGTCGGGCAGAATGCGGAGATGTGGCTTGTCGTGTGTCTGCTTCTGCACCTGTTGTGGGTGCTGTTGTTGACACTGCTGCTGGTGCGGGTACGCTCGTTGAGCAGACGCCTCCAGAGGTTGACTGCAGGTGCGAGCGGTGCGAGCCTGGAAAGGGTGTTGATGGACCACCTCGCACGGGTGGAGGAAGTGGATACCCGTCAGCGGCAGGTGGAACAGCGGGTTTCCGCCCTCGAGGAGCGGATACCTCTGTGTGTGCAGCACGTGGGACTGGTGCGTTATGATGCATTCGAAGACGTTGGGGGGCAACAAAGCTTTTCGCTGGCGATGCTGGACGCCTGGCAAAACGGTATCATCCTGACCAGCGTTTACAGTCGCTCGGATGTGCGGGTATATGCCAAGGCGGTGCGGCAGGGACAGCCCTCGCACCCGCTAAGTGAAGAAGAGCAGCAGGCGTTGCGAAACGCTCTCTCGCCAGCATGA